In Pelodictyon luteolum DSM 273, the genomic stretch TTGAACAGGTAATGATCTGAAAGCAGCGCCCGCTTCCACCAGGACTTCGCGGAATCCGGCTCGACCGCGCTGATTGCCCTCCGGCCGGCCGCGAGCGCAAAGAGCACCGAACGATCACTAGCCGTCAAACTGATTGCGAGGTCATATTTTCTGAAAAGCTTCCTATAGAGATCCGCGGTCTGACCTTTCTTCCCCTCAGCGCGCAGACGATACGAATAGGTATGGATCTCCCCGATATGAGGCAGCGTGTGTGCAATTGCCAGCGTGTCGTCGTTGATGAGCAGGTCGATGCGGGGACTGCCGTACGCCTCGAATAACCCTCTGATCAGGGGCTCCGAGAGGAAAACGTCGCCGTTGGAACGCTGGACGACAATCAGGATGCTTTTGGGGGTATGTTCAGCCAAAGACGTCCTCCCCGCCGAGCAAGCGTTCGTAGAGGGTGAGGTAATTGCCGGCACAGACCGCTGAGGAGAAATTGGCCATCGCCCACTCGCGGCAATCAAGAGGCCTGCAGGCCATTGCCCGCTCAAGCGCGTCGGGGAACTCCTCGTCAGTAGTGAAGAGTGCGCCCACTTCCGGCGGCACAAGCTCCGGCACGGCTCCGCGCGGTGTTGCCACGACCGGCGTACCCGACAGCAGCGACTCTACCAGAACCAAGCCAAACGGCTCCTCCCAGCTGATGGGAAAGAGCAGGGCTTTTGCGTTGGAGAACAGTTCCGCCTTCTCTTCGCCTGCGACCTTCCCTACGAACTTCAGCCCGGGATGGAAACTCTCCAGTAACCCGCCGCCCTTGATGAGGTCGAGACGCGTGCCGCCGGCAAAAATCGTACGGTGCCCATACCTGCGGGCCAGCCGTATTGCACGCTCGGCCCCCTTCGCCCTGCGCCGGATCAGTGAGAAGAAAAGCAGGTAATCCTGCTTCCGATCGCGGAAATGGAACTCGTCAGGGTTGACTCCGTTGTACACCACGACCTTGACGTTGTGCTGACGGGCATGGCTCCGGCTGATGCAGACCGTGTTCTTAGGCAGGACAGCTCCTTCGGCTACACCGTGCAGGGTATAAATCCACGGGCGGTCGAAATCGGGAGGCGGACCCCAGGAGTGGAAGTGGACGATATCGGCACTCTTTGGAATGACCTGCAAAGCATCCTCGTGGGTATCGGCGGGAATGCACTCCACCCCCGGCAGAGCCGTACCGGTCGGAGCCACCACGGAAACCCTGTGCCCAAGCTTCAGGTACTCCCCGATCAGCCAGGCAATCAGCCGCTCGGTTCCTCCGTACTTCTTCGTCGGAAGCCGGGTGTCATTGACGAGGCAGATGTGCATAGCTGTCCTCTCCCTCAGGCGTTTTTCCAGCGGTTGTGCAGCCAGAACCACTCTTCGGGCCACCTGTAGATGTACTCTTCCAGCACGTTGGTATAGCGGATGGTGAGGGTCTCGATATCCTCCCTGCAGAACTTCAGATCGGCAGTTTCAATCTCCCTTACATCCACCCGGTAGTGCCCGTTCTCGGCATGTCGGCACATGCCGACGAAAAGCGGTACCTTTGCTCGCAGCGCGAAAACGGCCGCTCCCTGGAACATGGTCGCCCTGCGCCCGAGGAAATCCCCGTAGGCGCTGGCTCCCGGATCTGACTGGTCGGCGAGGATGGCCAGCACCCCACCCTCGTTCAAGAGACGCAAACCCTCGCGCACCGCATCCCCCTGATAGACGATGCTGTTGCCGTTGAGGGTACGGAACCGGTTCATGGCCTCATCAAGTGCTTTGTTGGTGAGCTCCTTAACGATAATAGTCATAGGCTTGGCCTTCATCCCGAAGGCCATGGCCATAAGCTCCCAGTTGCCGTAATGGGCTGACAGCATCACCGCGCCCTTTCGACCGTTCTCGGTGCCCTGCCAGAATGGAGACACATCCATATCGACAAGAGCGTCAATGTCGGCCTGCTCCCTGATGAGGGGAAAACGGAGCACATCGATGAACGTCCTTGTGATGTTGCGGTATACAACCGTGGCAATCCGGCGCACCTCCTCCTGCGACTTTTCGGGAAAAGTCAGCGCGAGGTTCCGGTAGACAAGGTCCCTGCGCAGACCGACCACATGATGGATGGCGTCCCCTGCCAGATCGGCGAACCGCATAGCTGCAGGGCGACTCACCGCGCGCAGCAGTACGCCGAGCAGCATCACCGCCCAGGCGATCAGAGTCTCGGCGGACCTGCTCAACCGGCGTAACCGATCATCCTTTTTGCTTGTCAACTCTACCATGCACTCTCACTGCTGCTCGAAAAAAACTTCGAGGTAAAGGTACAAAACTTGTGGCCATCCGCCTATTGCCTCAATCGGAGGAAGTCTTCTTTCCGATTTATACAGTATATTAGCGCTTCAGCACCGATGAATCCACCCCGGGAACCTTCATGGCCGTACTGCTCAGAATCCTCCGATACCTTGCCCCCTCCAAAGGAAACGTCGTGCTCGTCGTCGTAGTCAGCATGATGACGTCCATCTTCAGTGTCATCTCGATCTACTCGATTCTGCCTCTCCTGAACGCCGTCTTCACCTCCAGTGAGAGCATCAGCATGCTGGAGACCACCGGCAAGCAGGCCACCCCCAATAATCTGGCACTCAGGCCAAACCAGCCCCGGACGCCTCCTTCGGAACCGGCACTGCATACCTCGCCCGGCAGCTTCGACTTCAAGCGCGATACCGGCGCACTCAAGGAGTGGGCACTCACCCGTTACCAAAGCCTCTTCAGGGCTGAAACGAAAGAGCTCATGCTCCTGAAGATCTGCCTTTTTCTGATTTCAGCCTTCGCCCTCAAGAACCTCTTCGTCTACCTGAACCAGGTCCTCATCTTCAGGATCCAGAGCAAGACCGCCAAGAAACTCCGCGACGATATCTTCGCAAACATCATCGAGATGCCGCTCGGCTATTTCAACCGCAACAAGGTCGGCAACCTGATGAACTACGTGTACAACGACGTTGAAAACGTCGACCGCAGCATCAGCACCACCCTCGTCAATTTCCTGCAGAACCCGTTCTCGATATTCGTCTATGTGGCCGTCCTGCTCGCCCTCAGCTGGAAACTGACCCTGTTCGCCGTCGGCAGCTCGCTCGTCATCTTCTTTTTCATAAGCCTGATCGGAAACGGCATCAAGGGCCATGCAGCGGCCCTGCAGGAGCGGCTCAGCGACATGAACTCTGTTCTGCAGGAGAAGTTCAACGGCATCAAGCTCATAAAGGCAACCGCCTTCGAGCACGAGGAGCTCGGTCGCTTCAGGGCATTCACCGACGATTTCCGCAAAACAACCATACGCATTTTCCGGCTGCGCGACATGACGGGGCCGCTCAACGAAACCCTCCTCATCGGCGCCATCGCCATGGTACTCTGGTTCGGCGGGCTGCAGGTCTTTGCCGGTGTCATGACAGCCAATGAACTGCTCGTCTTCGCCTTCACCCTTTACTCCGTCATGGGCCCCCTGAAAATGATCGGCAACGCCCATAACTCCCTGCAGATCGGCCGGGCATCGGCCGAACGGATCTTTGAAGTACTCGACACCAAACCGACCCTCGTCAACGGAAAGAAACCCATCAGTACCTTCCAGGAAGCTATCCGCTTCGAGAACGTATCCTTCAAATACCGCGAGGAAGCTGATGCACCCAACGTGCTCGACAACGTCAGCTTTGAAATAAAAAAGGGCGACAGTGTCGCACTCATAGGTCAGTCCGGTTCCGGCAAGTCCACCGTGGCGGACCTCCTCATGCGCTTCTACGATGTCGATTCCGGCCGCATCACCATTGATGGTACCGACATCCGCGATCTTGATTATAAGCAGCTGAGAAAGATGGTCGGCGTGGTAAGCCAGGAAGTGATTCTCTTCAACGACACCATTGAGCATAACATTGCCTACGGCATGCACGAAAAGGTCACCCGGGAGCGCATCGAACAGGCTGCCCGGCTCGCCAACGCCCACGGCTTCATCACGGACAAGCCCGATGGATACCTAACCCTCATAGGAGATCGCGGAATCCAGCTCTCCGGCGGACAGCGCCAGCGCCTTGCGATTGCGCGCGCCATGGTCAAGAACCCTGAGCTCCTCATCTTCGACGAAGCCACGAGCGCCCTCGACAATGAATCCGAGAAGGTGGTGCAGGAAGCCATCAACCATGCCATGGAGCACCGCTCCTCACTCGTCATCGCCCACCGCCTCTCGACCATCAAGAACGCCAGCATGATCATCGTGATGGAGCGCGGCAGGGTTGTTGAATCAGGTACCCACCCGGAACTGCTCGCAATGAACGGTGCCTATAAAAACCTCTACGACCTTCAGTTCTCGATCCCTTCCGACCCGGATAAATCCCTGTAGAGGAATGCGCTGAGATAGACGAAGAGCAGCGTCGAAAAGTGTCCGAACAGGTAGCTGTCGCTGAACATGATCACCCCGTATATCAGAGGCAGCGCCACGCCCACATTCCGTTGCAGCGGATTGTTCGATTTGCGTGCGAACGAAACCTGCAGATAGAGTATCCAAAGCAGGGCCGCAAGCCCAAGTACCCCGAACTGCACCATCTCAAGCGCGTACATGTCGTGCGGGTTATGGGTGGCTGGCATTGCTGGTGACATGCGCTCGTTCATTCTGGCATACTCAACCCTGAAGTCTCCTGTTCCCACCCCGATAAGCGGGTGTTCCTTGAAGATTTCCATTGAATTGAGCACGAAGGTGATGCGCGTGCCGACAGAAGTGGAATTGGTCATTTCGTAACCGTTGCTATCCGACACCGCCTGGCCAAGCCGCCCCTTGAAGGCATCGCTGAACGTGTAGGCCGCCGTGAAGAGGCCGGCCACCATCACAAGCGACACCAGTCCCGCCACCCAGCGCCGCCCGCTGAAATACTGGAAAACGGCAATAACGGCAACAACGAAAAACGCCACATGGCCTGCACGTCCCTGGGTCAGGAACAAATCGACCGCAAGGAAAACGCCGAGCGAAAGGGTAAAGAGTTTTTTCCCCCAACCGGCTCCCCTCTCGAGCACGCCGAGGGCAAGCGACAGATAGACGGCAATGGCAAGAAACGGGCTGTAGGTGATACGGCCCATGAACATGACCGGGTCCTCCGGACCGCCGAATGTCCCGGTAGGAAGCAGCTGCAGCCAGATTCCGTAAGACCAGATTGCCTGAACCACCATAGCCGCAAGAAAAGCCCAGAGGTAACGGCGCATGTGCTCAGGCTTCACTCCGAGCATGAAGATGGGGATAAGGAGCAGGTATGCCGCCTTGGCCACAACATGGAGACCTACCGGCATATCCTCTGTCCAGAGCAGCCCAATCAGGTGCAGAACAAAAAAGCCCGACACCGCAAGCACTACAGGACTATGCCGAACCCGTGTCCAGTCCTCCCGGCGCACACCGCCGATGAGAAGCAGGACAAGGAAGAGGGCGACTAGGATATTGCCCGCGGCAACCGAAAACGGCAGGGCAAAGCCGAGCAGGATGAACAGATAGGAACGCACATTCCGGACCTGCAGGCGAAACGTAGAAACCCAATGAGGAGAAGTCATAACGGCAAGGGAGTAAAATTGAAGCTGAATTTACGCAATCCTTCATGAAGTACCGCATCACCCGCAACGATTCCTCAGGGCATGCACGCCATAGAATCGCCAGCACGGCAAGGCCATGCCGAGGTGCCTGCTTCAGCTTTGCGATGGTTTCAAGGGTCAGGTGAAGTGGCCCCCTATCATCCGCTCTTGCATGCTCGCTGGAACTGCTTCAAGTCATGCCCATATCGTGAGGAACCTGATTACTTGCGCCCCGCAACTACGCCCCCAAATGACCCTCGGCGAGGGGAGCGTAGCATGAACGGACCCCACCTGCAGCATCACTTAACCCCCCCATTGGACCCGAGCTGTTCGGACTTCGGCTGTTCCGGACTTCGGCTGTTCCTTACGTAAGGGGGCCCGCAATATTAGCGGGATATGGGTGGGAAACGAGGGAAAGACTACTGCGTCCATAGAGCATTATGCGTATCAGCAGGCCAATCGAAACAATCGTAATGCACGCTCCGGATGCAGAAATTACACATATCCGATCTCACCTCTGACGACAGTCCTGGTGCCGGATGACTTCCTCGAAACGTTCAACAATCTTCGGGGTAATATGCTTTGGATTAGACTCCCGGATTGCTTGAGCAATTCCCACAACCTCCATGGCCGGCATACCACCAGCCTTATGCAAGGCCGCAAGAAGCTCAAGCCCCCACAGAACAGCCACGCCTTCAGGCTCGCATTCCCTGCGAAGACGCCTGTCATTGGTCACCAAAAGCAACCCATGCCGCTTGGCAGTAAGAAGAGAAAGGCGGTCTTCAAATGACAACGGGCCTCTTTGACTGCCGGCAGCATAAGCATCCTCAAGAGCCGGCTCCATAATGATCAGTCCGAGCTCGATAAGCTCATTGTCATCATTGATCTCTTTGACTTCATCGACAACGGGGCCAATGACAGAGAACGCTCCGACATACTGCACCATAAGCTGCAGAACCGCTTTGTCCGCCTTCAGGAAATCGATCAGCACACATGCATCAAGCAGCATCACCCGGCTTGATGATGGCTGGCCCGTCACAGCACCATCTCCCAATCCCGAAAAAGCTCCTGCATCTCCTCAACGCCTATACGGAGCATTTCAGCACCCCGGCTCAGCGAAATCTTCTCTTGTTCAAGAGCCTCCCGGACAAGACGGCTGAAACGGTCTTCGAAAAAGTCGACCGCCTTCATCCCGATGGGTTCAGAAGCACCCATCCCGGATGGCTCTTCCTTGTAGGAAAGACTCCTGTTGAAGCGGCGCAGATAGGCAGCATTGAATTTCCGCCAGATGGAGGCATCTGCTGCCCCCGACTCCACTAGGCGGTGGAGCACCGCTTTATAGCTGACCCGAAAAATGCGCTTGACCTTGAAGACCCTGTCAACAAAGTGCAGTCCCGCCGATTCCTCCCACTCCTTCTGAAACCCTTCGTCCGGCAACAGGAAATGGCCTGCAAAAGCATCGGCTTCACGCTCCTCCTCCTCACTCTCATCAACAAGACCAACAGCATAGGCTCCTGCATGCAGCATGAGATGACCAAGCTCATGTGCCGCACTGAAAATCCGGCGCTCCACGGTAATCCGCCCCCATATATTCACCACCACCGCCGGACCACCGTCCTCTTCTCCAACAGAGAGACCAAAAAAACCATCCGAAGCCATGGGAACCGACAGCACCTTCACCCCGGCATCTTCAAGAAGACCGCAGATATCGTGGATTGGCTCGGTCGGCTTCAGCCCCAGTTTTTCCCGACAAAGCGCAGCGGCTTCAACCGGCCGCGCCCTGAAACACGATGCCCTTTCTGCTTCAAGCCGAAACGGCAACTCCCTTTTCAGGCACTGTTCCAGATACTCGTAATCATCAAGCCATCTGGAAACATCAGCCAGAACATTTTCGCGATTCTGCATCCGCCTTCCGGAGCGGAAACGGACGGAGTGCAGTTGGCGAACCGGGCGGAAAAAATCCTGCAGGGGCACATCAAGCGCCCTTGCAATTGCCTGCAAGGAGCTCATGCGCGGCTCGCTTTTCTGAAGCTCAAGATTCTTGATGGCCGGCAAAGACATGCCGGCAGCTTCGGCAAGCTCTTTCTGGCTGAAGCGCTTCATACTCCTGAGGCGACGGACATTAGCGGAAAGCAACTGCAAATCCATGGTATCCTCCTGTGGTTCTGTTAACCAATAATATACCATGCCACATAAAATATTAAAATGGTATATGCAAGCAATCCGCAGAGACCGCCCGCCCGCGCTCACCCGAACCACGCCACATTATCCCCGGACCCGGCTCCGCCTCCTCAAGAGACTCGAGTTCCAGCACCCGAACGCTCTTGACCGGACCCCATCAAACACATCCACCTTCAACGCGCTGCCCGAGTTGAGTGATTGATAGAAACAGCCGGGGGTCCAACCCAGTATGCAGCATCACTTAAACCCCCACCGGATTTCGGCTGCTCTTACGTATAGAACAGCCGGGGTCCGTCCCAGTATGCAGCATCACCAGGGTTCCTCCGGACTTCGGCTGCTCCGGACTTCGGCTGTTCGGACTTCGGCTGTTCCTTACGAAAAAGGTGTTAGCGGGCGTGAGGGTGAGCTACAAAGAGGGATAAAAGAACGGCAGGGTGTGGAGGCGAAAACCTCCATGCTTCATCAGATCACAGAAATACGGCTAACATCACTTTGCAGAGCCTTGGCTAACTCTTCACAGGACAGCAGCTGCGTTCCCTCTGTTATGACCTTCTCAACCCGAGATTCCTGCAACACATTGAGTCTCAACAGCTCAATCAACTCATTGGGAAAAAAGGATGCATTTAATACCGGGCGAGACACCCCATCACCTTCATCCCTCAAATAGAGCCTGTACACGAAGTCATGTTGAGGAGCCTGACCTTCCGGCATTATCATCGG encodes the following:
- a CDS encoding glycosyltransferase; translated protein: MHICLVNDTRLPTKKYGGTERLIAWLIGEYLKLGHRVSVVAPTGTALPGVECIPADTHEDALQVIPKSADIVHFHSWGPPPDFDRPWIYTLHGVAEGAVLPKNTVCISRSHARQHNVKVVVYNGVNPDEFHFRDRKQDYLLFFSLIRRRAKGAERAIRLARRYGHRTIFAGGTRLDLIKGGGLLESFHPGLKFVGKVAGEEKAELFSNAKALLFPISWEEPFGLVLVESLLSGTPVVATPRGAVPELVPPEVGALFTTDEEFPDALERAMACRPLDCREWAMANFSSAVCAGNYLTLYERLLGGEDVFG
- a CDS encoding lysophospholipid acyltransferase family protein, with protein sequence MSRSAETLIAWAVMLLGVLLRAVSRPAAMRFADLAGDAIHHVVGLRRDLVYRNLALTFPEKSQEEVRRIATVVYRNITRTFIDVLRFPLIREQADIDALVDMDVSPFWQGTENGRKGAVMLSAHYGNWELMAMAFGMKAKPMTIIVKELTNKALDEAMNRFRTLNGNSIVYQGDAVREGLRLLNEGGVLAILADQSDPGASAYGDFLGRRATMFQGAAVFALRAKVPLFVGMCRHAENGHYRVDVREIETADLKFCREDIETLTIRYTNVLEEYIYRWPEEWFWLHNRWKNA
- a CDS encoding ABC transporter ATP-binding protein; the encoded protein is MAVLLRILRYLAPSKGNVVLVVVVSMMTSIFSVISIYSILPLLNAVFTSSESISMLETTGKQATPNNLALRPNQPRTPPSEPALHTSPGSFDFKRDTGALKEWALTRYQSLFRAETKELMLLKICLFLISAFALKNLFVYLNQVLIFRIQSKTAKKLRDDIFANIIEMPLGYFNRNKVGNLMNYVYNDVENVDRSISTTLVNFLQNPFSIFVYVAVLLALSWKLTLFAVGSSLVIFFFISLIGNGIKGHAAALQERLSDMNSVLQEKFNGIKLIKATAFEHEELGRFRAFTDDFRKTTIRIFRLRDMTGPLNETLLIGAIAMVLWFGGLQVFAGVMTANELLVFAFTLYSVMGPLKMIGNAHNSLQIGRASAERIFEVLDTKPTLVNGKKPISTFQEAIRFENVSFKYREEADAPNVLDNVSFEIKKGDSVALIGQSGSGKSTVADLLMRFYDVDSGRITIDGTDIRDLDYKQLRKMVGVVSQEVILFNDTIEHNIAYGMHEKVTRERIEQAARLANAHGFITDKPDGYLTLIGDRGIQLSGGQRQRLAIARAMVKNPELLIFDEATSALDNESEKVVQEAINHAMEHRSSLVIAHRLSTIKNASMIIVMERGRVVESGTHPELLAMNGAYKNLYDLQFSIPSDPDKSL
- a CDS encoding O-antigen ligase family protein, with amino-acid sequence MRSYLFILLGFALPFSVAAGNILVALFLVLLLIGGVRREDWTRVRHSPVVLAVSGFFVLHLIGLLWTEDMPVGLHVVAKAAYLLLIPIFMLGVKPEHMRRYLWAFLAAMVVQAIWSYGIWLQLLPTGTFGGPEDPVMFMGRITYSPFLAIAVYLSLALGVLERGAGWGKKLFTLSLGVFLAVDLFLTQGRAGHVAFFVVAVIAVFQYFSGRRWVAGLVSLVMVAGLFTAAYTFSDAFKGRLGQAVSDSNGYEMTNSTSVGTRITFVLNSMEIFKEHPLIGVGTGDFRVEYARMNERMSPAMPATHNPHDMYALEMVQFGVLGLAALLWILYLQVSFARKSNNPLQRNVGVALPLIYGVIMFSDSYLFGHFSTLLFVYLSAFLYRDLSGSEGIEN
- a CDS encoding PIN domain-containing protein, yielding MLLDACVLIDFLKADKAVLQLMVQYVGAFSVIGPVVDEVKEINDDNELIELGLIIMEPALEDAYAAGSQRGPLSFEDRLSLLTAKRHGLLLVTNDRRLRRECEPEGVAVLWGLELLAALHKAGGMPAMEVVGIAQAIRESNPKHITPKIVERFEEVIRHQDCRQR
- a CDS encoding helix-turn-helix domain-containing protein translates to MDLQLLSANVRRLRSMKRFSQKELAEAAGMSLPAIKNLELQKSEPRMSSLQAIARALDVPLQDFFRPVRQLHSVRFRSGRRMQNRENVLADVSRWLDDYEYLEQCLKRELPFRLEAERASCFRARPVEAAALCREKLGLKPTEPIHDICGLLEDAGVKVLSVPMASDGFFGLSVGEEDGGPAVVVNIWGRITVERRIFSAAHELGHLMLHAGAYAVGLVDESEEEEREADAFAGHFLLPDEGFQKEWEESAGLHFVDRVFKVKRIFRVSYKAVLHRLVESGAADASIWRKFNAAYLRRFNRSLSYKEEPSGMGASEPIGMKAVDFFEDRFSRLVREALEQEKISLSRGAEMLRIGVEEMQELFRDWEMVL